TTACTTCGCTGGAAAAAATCATGTTCAGAATTACCAAGATGGTAATTTCACTTACGCCTTATGGAGTTTTTGGACTGATAGCAGCTATTTCCGCAAAATACGGTTTTAAAACCCTCATACCACTTGCTAAAGTTATAGCGGCGGTGTACATTGCCTGCGCAATACAGCTTATTGTAGTTCATGGTGGCCTGGTATCCTTTGTAGCAAGGGTAAATCCTTTGAGATTTTATAAAAAAATATATCCGGCACAGGTGGTAGCATTCACCACCCAGTCCAGCTATGGTACACTTCCTGTAACTATAAGATCACTGGTGGACAGGGTGAAAATCTCAGAGAAAATTGCCAGCTTTGTTGCTTCTTTAGGCTCTACAGTTGGAATGAACGCCTGCGGAGGTCTATATCCGGCTATAGTAGCGGTATTTGTAGCAAAAGTTTTTAATGTAGAGCTTACTTTTAGCCATTACTTGCTTCTAATTGCTATGACTACAATCTCATCCATTGGCGTGGCGGGTGTTCCGGGTACAGCATCTATTGTGGCTACCGTTGTGCTTACAAGCCTTGGACTTCCTATTGAAGGGCTGGCCATGGTTTTGGGCATCGATGTAATACTGGATATGGCCAGGACCATGACCAATGTTACCGGTGCTTCAGTTGCAGCATTGCTGGTAGCTGTTTCTGAAGGAGAATTTGACCGTGAAGCATTTTATAGAGATGACATTGATGAGATCGAATTAAATTCAATGGTAAAAAGTGTATAAATTATGAGATAAACTACCTTCAGGGCTTTGTGGAGGTAGTTTATCATGTTTTGTGAAGAAAGATTTGCCCCGGCATAAATAAATGATATAATATTGATGGGGTGTTGATAAGTATCGAGGGGGAGATTTTTATGACGAATGAGGAGCTTATACTGGAAATACTAAAAAATATGCAGGGCGATATCAAATCTATTAAAAGTGACATCAAGGCCCTACAGGAAGAGCAGAAATCCATGAGAGAAGATATTAAAGCCCTGCAAGAAGAGCAGAAATCCATGAGAGAGGACATCAAGGCCCTGCAAGAAGAGCAGAAATCTATGAGAGAAGATATCAGAGCTTTGCAGGAAGAGCAGAAGTCCATGAGAGAAGATGTTAAATGGATTAAAGTGCAACAGGAGGAGCATGGTCAGATATTGCGAGCGCTGAGAGAAGCATCGGAGTTCCAGAAAGCCGAAACAGATGGCATAAAAATTGGTATGGCGAAATTGGAAGGTAAAGTAAATGAAAATTTTGAGATGATGAGTAGAAAGTTAGAGGATTTATACGAAGGACAGAAAAGCTTAAGCGGCATGTATGGCGAACATGAAAGGGAATTAAGGACGTTAAAGCGAAAAATTGGTTAGTTATTTAAAGGTGGTGATATCCATAGGTGAGTTTAAAATAGTATCGGATTATAAACCCAGAGGAGATCAGCCTCAGGCTATACAAAAGCTGAGCGATGGTATAAGGAAAGGATATAAATTTCAGACACTTTTAGGTGTTACGGGTTCTGGTAAGACCTTTACCATGGCTAATATCATACAGGAAGTCCAGAAGCCGACTCTTGTTATCGCCCACAACAAAACACTGGCAGCGCAGCTATGCAGTGAGTTCAGGGAGTTTTTCCCTAATAACGCAGTGGAGTATTTTGTAAGTTATTACGACTATTATCAGCCTGAAGCGTATATCCCACAGACCGATACGTATATTGAAAAAGATGCGGCGATAAATGACGAGATAGATAAACTAAGACATTCAGCTACATCTGCCCTTTTTGAGAGGCGAGATGTTATCATTGTAGCCAGCGTATCGTGCATATACGGCCTGGGTGACCCTATAGATTATGCCAACATGACTTTATCGCTAAGACCTGGCATGATAAAAAGCCGTGAGGAGATATTAAAAAGGCTTGTGGATATACAGTATGAGAGAAATGACATCAATTTTACCAGAGGAAAGTTTCGCGTAAGAGGGGATGTTATAGAGGTATTTCCGGCATCTTCTGCCGATAGAGCCATAAGAATAGAGCTTTTTGGCGATGAAGTTGACCGGATATCTGAGATAGATGTTCTCACAGGTGAGATTATAGGCCTTAGAAACCATGTATCAATATTCCCGGCATCCCACTATGCTACGTCCAAAGAGAAAATAAATAGGGCTATAGAGAGCATAGAGGCCGAGCTCAAGGAACGATTGAAAGAGCTGGAATCACAGGGCAAGCTGGTAGAGGCCCAGAGGTTAAAACAGCGCACCATGTACGACATAGAGATGCTAAAAGAAGTAGGTTACTGCCAGGGTATAGAGAATTATTCCAGGCATCTATCGGGAAGGCCGCCGGGTAGCCCGCCTTTTACCCTTATTGATTATTTCCCAGATGACTTTTTGATGTTCATAGACGAGTCCCATGTAACAATACCCCAGATCAGAGGAATGTATCATGGTGACAAATCTCGAAAGGATGCACTGGTGGAGTATGGGTTCAGGTTGCCATCGGCATATGATAATAGGCCACTTAAGTTTCATGAATTTGAAGAAAGGATCAATCAGGTGATCTTCGTATCCGCTACGCCGGGCGAATACGAGCTCAAACACTCAGTGCAGGTGGTAGAACAAATTATAAGGCCGACAGGCCTGGTAGATCCTGCTGTTGAGGTGCGCCCTGTGAAAGGGCAGATTGACGACCTTATAGGTGAGATCAAAAAGACCGTGGCTAAAGGTAATCGTGTTCTTGTGACGACACTTACCAAAAAGATGGCCGAAGATTTAACTGAATACCTCAAAGATATAGGCATAAAAGTCAGGTATTTGCATTCGGACATTGATACTATTGAGAGAATGGAAATAGTAAGGGATTTGAGACTGGGGACATTTGATGTGCTGGTGGGTATAAATCTATTGAGAGAAGGACTTGATCTCCCTGAGGTTTCACTGGTGGCTATTTTAGATGCTGATAAAGAAGGATTTTTGAGATCAGAAACGTCCCTCATTCAGACCATTGGCAGGGCTGCTAGAAATGCAGAAGGCCGCGTCATAATGTATGCTGATGAGATAACCGATTCCATGAAAAAGGCTATTTCTGAGACCAATAGAAGGCGTCAGATTCAGATGAAATACAACGAGGAAAACGGCATAGTGCCTCAGACGATCGTCAAATCGGTGCACGATATCATAGAAGCCACAATTGTTGCAGAGGATCCCGGTATTTATGATGAAAAAATCAAGTCTAATGAAAAAAATAGGTCCAGTAGAAAAGCCAAGTCCAGCCAGAAAGTTAAACTTACTGAAAAAGCTGTGACTGATAGCGAACCTCTTTCTGAGAGCGAAATAGAGAAAGAGATTGCTATACTGGAGGAACAGATGAAAAAAGCCGCAGCAAATTTAGAATTTGAAAAAGCGGCTGAACTGAGGGATAAGATATTTGATTTAAAAGCAAAATACACAAAGAAAAAAGCCCTATCCAGATAGGGCTTTTTAAGTGTCATTTTCTGTTAATTCTTTGATCACGTTGGCGTAGATTTTTTGCGCCTTATGGTTCCAGTTGCTGCAGAGCAGTTTGGCCTGTTCTTTTGATACCACATTTAATTTGAGCTCTATAAGGGTTATGTTGTTTTCTTCTACTTTACACGTCACGACGAATTGATCTTTGGCCACCTGTTTATAATCGGATGTAATCTGTAGTTCTCGCTTAAATCTTTCCCTGTTGATTACTATGTATTTGTCGAGGCGCTTCTTTTTGTCTTCATCTATCAGGTGTAGAAAGAGGTTTAATGTGTTGGTGCCTTTGGGGGTAATATAATAACATGATTTTTGAGTGTCAAAAAAAATGTGTTCACTATTTTGCAGTTCGCCCAGGAATTGTTGCAACAGGAAATAGTTCATGCATTCAGTATCCAGCATGATTTCTGTTATTTGTTCGTTGCTTAGAGGCAAACCAGCTCTCTGTAGTACATACAGAATCAATAATTTATTTTCAGCCAATTCCTGCGTATTACTAATCACATTGCATCACCTGTAATAATTATATCATAAAAAAGAGAAGGGTGATGTCCACTTCTCTTTTAAATCAATTATTTTGTTTTACTCGGCATTTGTGCAGCAGGGGTATTAGCCATGGCCTGTTCTGCCCAGCTGATCATTCTTTTTACCATATGGCCGCCTACGGCTCCACAATCCCGTGATGTCAGGTTACCCCAATAGTCTTCGGAACCCTGGTACACCGGCAAGCCCATTTCGGCAGCAATTTCATATTTCATGTTGTCGAGGGCTTGATGTGCTTGTGGCACCATCTGTCGTTTTGTCATGCTTCCCTTAGCCATTTTTTAAATGCCTCCTTTTTTGTGCTGCATTTTTAATATTCCCATCGCTAGTTTTTTCATGCAAATCAGATTTGTGCTATATAATGGTATCGCCTATTATATGTGAGAAAAATCGAGTATAAATGATTATACTGGAGTATATCTCATGATATAGCTAATTATGCGCAAATATGATATATGACAAAAGGCACTAAATGATATATAATGCCTTATAGCTGCTTCCCACGGCTAAATTTTTCAGAAAGGATGATGCCGATGATAAGCAACAAAAAAATAACATGTGTTATTTTGTCGATCGCAATTTTTATTACATCGATCGCAATGCCTTTACAGGTTTTTGCGGCGTCAAAAGCACACGTAGTAAGCTATGGTGAATCACTCTACGATATTGCCACCTGGTATGGGACCAATGTCGATGCGATTAAGCAGGAAAATGGTTTAATAGGCGATATCATAAAACCCGGGCAAAAACTCTATGTACCTGTAAATGGTGATGTCTATACAGTGCAGCCTGGAGAAACATTATCAGATATTGCGGCAAAATACGGAATTTCAGTAGACGATATAAAGCTGGCAAATAATTATTGGGACGATTATATACTACCGGGGCAACAATTTATTATTCCTATAACAGAAAATGCAAGTGCAGATAAAACTGTAAATTACAGCGCAAATTATGCGATAGATAGATATTTATTGGCGAAAATAATATATGCCGAAGCCCGTGGTGAAAGCTTTGAAGGTCAGGTCGCTGTGGGCGCTGTTATATTGAACAGGTTAAAGGATCCGAGATTTCCTAAGACTATAGCAGGTATTATATTCCAGCCTTATGCTTTTACTGCAGTGATGGACGGGCAATTCTACATGGAACCTGATGAAGAAGCTTATAGAGCGGCGGATGCAGCTCTAGGTGGATGGGATCCAACAGGTGGTGCGCTTTATTATTACAATCCGGCTAAGACTACTTCACCGTGGATCTGGTCAAGAACTATAATAACGCAGATTGGAGACCATATATTTGCAAGATGACGATACTTTCATTGTAAATTGCAAAATAGGTTGCTGAAGAAAAAAGTTCACTGGCCT
This region of Caldanaerobius fijiensis DSM 17918 genomic DNA includes:
- a CDS encoding dicarboxylate/amino acid:cation symporter; the encoded protein is MYLNYASLILAFIILVFLFYLKQKRVKFGIRVFTGLILGIAIGTIFKEKAQIIEPIGKIYIGLIKMIVIPLVVTAIISSITSLKSPDQLKNIAAKSLAWLLSTTAIATVIGIIVALAFNLGSGMKFTADTGFKAREIPAFSQVLLDMIPSNPVASMAEGRIIPIVVFSIFIAIAIIIERKKHPDEVKPVVDFITSLEKIMFRITKMVISLTPYGVFGLIAAISAKYGFKTLIPLAKVIAAVYIACAIQLIVVHGGLVSFVARVNPLRFYKKIYPAQVVAFTTQSSYGTLPVTIRSLVDRVKISEKIASFVASLGSTVGMNACGGLYPAIVAVFVAKVFNVELTFSHYLLLIAMTTISSIGVAGVPGTASIVATVVLTSLGLPIEGLAMVLGIDVILDMARTMTNVTGASVAALLVAVSEGEFDREAFYRDDIDEIELNSMVKSV
- a CDS encoding coiled-coil domain-containing protein, producing MTNEELILEILKNMQGDIKSIKSDIKALQEEQKSMREDIKALQEEQKSMREDIKALQEEQKSMREDIRALQEEQKSMREDVKWIKVQQEEHGQILRALREASEFQKAETDGIKIGMAKLEGKVNENFEMMSRKLEDLYEGQKSLSGMYGEHERELRTLKRKIG
- the uvrB gene encoding excinuclease ABC subunit UvrB, with product MGEFKIVSDYKPRGDQPQAIQKLSDGIRKGYKFQTLLGVTGSGKTFTMANIIQEVQKPTLVIAHNKTLAAQLCSEFREFFPNNAVEYFVSYYDYYQPEAYIPQTDTYIEKDAAINDEIDKLRHSATSALFERRDVIIVASVSCIYGLGDPIDYANMTLSLRPGMIKSREEILKRLVDIQYERNDINFTRGKFRVRGDVIEVFPASSADRAIRIELFGDEVDRISEIDVLTGEIIGLRNHVSIFPASHYATSKEKINRAIESIEAELKERLKELESQGKLVEAQRLKQRTMYDIEMLKEVGYCQGIENYSRHLSGRPPGSPPFTLIDYFPDDFLMFIDESHVTIPQIRGMYHGDKSRKDALVEYGFRLPSAYDNRPLKFHEFEERINQVIFVSATPGEYELKHSVQVVEQIIRPTGLVDPAVEVRPVKGQIDDLIGEIKKTVAKGNRVLVTTLTKKMAEDLTEYLKDIGIKVRYLHSDIDTIERMEIVRDLRLGTFDVLVGINLLREGLDLPEVSLVAILDADKEGFLRSETSLIQTIGRAARNAEGRVIMYADEITDSMKKAISETNRRRQIQMKYNEENGIVPQTIVKSVHDIIEATIVAEDPGIYDEKIKSNEKNRSSRKAKSSQKVKLTEKAVTDSEPLSESEIEKEIAILEEQMKKAAANLEFEKAAELRDKIFDLKAKYTKKKALSR
- a CDS encoding DUF4364 family protein — encoded protein: MISNTQELAENKLLILYVLQRAGLPLSNEQITEIMLDTECMNYFLLQQFLGELQNSEHIFFDTQKSCYYITPKGTNTLNLFLHLIDEDKKKRLDKYIVINRERFKRELQITSDYKQVAKDQFVVTCKVEENNITLIELKLNVVSKEQAKLLCSNWNHKAQKIYANVIKELTENDT
- a CDS encoding alpha/beta-type small acid-soluble spore protein; this translates as MAKGSMTKRQMVPQAHQALDNMKYEIAAEMGLPVYQGSEDYWGNLTSRDCGAVGGHMVKRMISWAEQAMANTPAAQMPSKTK
- a CDS encoding cell wall hydrolase, producing MISNKKITCVILSIAIFITSIAMPLQVFAASKAHVVSYGESLYDIATWYGTNVDAIKQENGLIGDIIKPGQKLYVPVNGDVYTVQPGETLSDIAAKYGISVDDIKLANNYWDDYILPGQQFIIPITENASADKTVNYSANYAIDRYLLAKIIYAEARGESFEGQVAVGAVILNRLKDPRFPKTIAGIIFQPYAFTAVMDGQFYMEPDEEAYRAADAALGGWDPTGGALYYYNPAKTTSPWIWSRTIITQIGDHIFAR